A stretch of the Leopardus geoffroyi isolate Oge1 chromosome B2, O.geoffroyi_Oge1_pat1.0, whole genome shotgun sequence genome encodes the following:
- the LOC123609446 gene encoding putative olfactory receptor 2B8 yields the protein MDPKNGSSFTGFILLGFSDRPQLERVLFVVLLIFYLLTLLGNTSIIALSRLDPHLQTPMYFFLSNLSFLDLCYTTSTVPQLLVHLRGTDKSISFAGCVAQLFVSLGLGCTECILLGVMAFDRYAAICRPLHYTVIMHPRLCALMASASWFIGFANSSLQSGLIFLVPLCGRNKIDHFFCEVTPLLKLACVDTTGNENEIFFVSVIILLIPVALITFSYGQIVRAVLRIKSASGQRKAFGTCGSHLTVVSLFYGTAIYIYVQPSNNYSQDQGKFISLFYTIVTPMANPFVYTLRNKDVTGAMKKVFCQDYDSR from the coding sequence ATGGACCCGAAAAATGGAAGTTCTTTCACGGGCTTTATCCTGCTGGGTTTCTCTGACCGGCCTCAGCTGGAGCGAGTCCTCTTTGTGGTTCTTCTGATCTTCTATCTGCTCACCCTGCTGGGAAACACAAGCATCATTGCATTGTCCCGCCTGGACCCACACCTGCAGactcccatgtactttttcctctcCAACCTAAGCTTTCTGGACCTGTGTTACACGACCAGCACTGTTCCTCAGCTGCTGGTTCATCTCAGGGGAACAGACAAGTCTATCTCCTTCGCTGGCTGTGTAGCTCAGCTGTTTGTCTCTCTAGGGTTGGGATGCACAGAATGCATTCTGTTAGGGGTGATGGCATTTGACCGCTACGCAGCCATCTGCAGGCCCCTGCACTACACAGTGATCATGCACCCCCGTCTCTGTGCCCTGATGGCTTCTGCATCGTGGTTCATTGGTTTTGCCAACTCCTCGTTGCAGTCGGGGCTCATCTTCCTTGTACCACTAtgtgggagaaataaaatagaccaCTTCTTTTGTGAGGTCACCCCACTGCTCAAGCTTGCCTGTGTTGACACCACTGGGAATGAGAATGAGATCTTCTTTGTCAGTGTGATCATTCTCCTCATACCTGTGGCATTAATCACGTTCTCCTATGGTCAGATAGTCAGGGCAGTGTTAAGAATAAAGTCAGCTTCAGGGCAGAGGAAAGCGTTTGGGACATGTGGGTCCCACCTCACAGTGGTTTCCCTGTTCTATGGCACAGCCATCTACATTTATGTCCAGCCCAGCAACAACTACTCCCAGGATCAGGGCaagttcatttctctcttctacaCCATCGTCACCCCCATGGCCAACCCCTTCGTGTATACCCTGCGGAACAAGGATGTGACAGGAGCAATGAAGAAAGTGTTCTGTCAGGACTATGACTCTAgatga